The Ciconia boyciana chromosome 2, ASM3463844v1, whole genome shotgun sequence genome has a segment encoding these proteins:
- the DERL1 gene encoding derlin-1, which translates to MSDLGDWFRSIPLITRYWFAGSIAVPLIGKLGLVSPVYLFLWPDAFINRFQIWRPITATFFFPVGPGTGFLYLVNLYFLYQYSSRLETGAFDGRPADYMFMLLFNWICIVITGLAMDMQLLMIPLIMSVLYVWAQLNRDMIVSFWFGTRFKACYLPWVILGFNYIIGGSVINELIGNLVGHLYFFLMFKYPMDLGGRNFLSTPQFLYRWLPNRRGGVSGFGVPPASMRRAAEDQQGGGRHNWGQGFRLGDQ; encoded by the exons ATGTCGGACCTGGGGGACTGGTTCCGGAGCATCCCGCTGATCACCCGCTACTGGTTCGCCGGCTCCATCGCGGTGCCGCTTATCGGCAAGCTGGGCCTTGTCAGCCCCGTCTACCTCTTCCTCTGGCCCGACGCCTTCATCAACCGCTTCCAG ATCTGGCGGCCGATAACTGcaactttcttcttcccagtgGGACCTGGAACAGGATTTCTCTACTTGgtgaatttgtatttcttgtatCAATATTCATCACGATTAGAAACAG gGGCTTTTGATGGAAGGCCAGCAGATTACATGTTCATGCTTCTGTTTAATTGGATCTGCATTGTT ATAACTGGCTTGGCAATGGACATGCAG TTGCTGATGATTCCACTCATCATGTCAGTACTTTATGTGTGGGCCCAGCTGAACAGAGACATGATTGTATCATTTTGGTTTGGAACAAGATTTAAG GCCTGTTACCTTCCATGGGTTATTCTGGGATTCAACTACATCATTGGTGGATC AGTCATCAATGAGCTGATAGGAAATCTGGTTGGACACCTGTATTTCTTCTTAATGTTTAAATATCCAATGGATTTGGGAGGAAGGAATTTTCTGTCTACACCTCAGTTCCT GTACCGCTGGCTGCCAAATAGGAGAGGAGGAGTGTCGGGGTTTGGTGTCCCACCCGCTAGCATGAGAAGAGCCGCAGAAGATCAGCAGGGTGGTGGAAGACACAACTGGGGCCAAGGTTTCCGGCTAGGTGACCAGTGA